In one window of Agromyces badenianii DNA:
- a CDS encoding VOC family protein, whose amino-acid sequence MAIPQRFSLVTLGVADVEVAMAFYRRLGWREAPSSVVGEVAFFATPGGVLALWETAELAKDAALPTMHANAPSFRAVALAINLGSRDEVDDAVGDWVLAGGSISRAAAETEWGGYSGYVADPDGNLWELAHNPSWPLDERGLPVLHGA is encoded by the coding sequence ATGGCCATTCCGCAGCGATTCTCGCTCGTCACGCTGGGCGTCGCCGACGTCGAGGTCGCCATGGCGTTCTACCGCAGGCTCGGCTGGCGTGAAGCGCCGTCGTCGGTCGTGGGCGAGGTCGCGTTCTTCGCCACCCCCGGCGGAGTGCTGGCCCTCTGGGAGACGGCGGAGCTCGCGAAGGATGCCGCGTTGCCGACGATGCACGCGAACGCCCCGAGCTTCCGCGCCGTCGCACTCGCGATCAACCTCGGCTCGCGTGACGAGGTCGACGACGCCGTCGGCGATTGGGTGCTCGCCGGTGGATCCATCTCGAGGGCCGCGGCCGAGACGGAGTGGGGCGGCTACAGCGGCTACGTGGCCGACCCCGACGGCAACCTCTGGGAGCTCGCGCACAACCCGTCGTGGCCGCTCGACGAACGAGGGCTGCCCGTGCTGCACGGCGCCTGA
- a CDS encoding N-acetylglucosamine kinase: MSGLIVAIDAGGSKTDAVALTIDGELVAHRRGPGSSPHLEGLADAVRVVDELVRAVARGERVEHASLFVSGLDLPVEIEQYADAITGFDWAGESTVVDNDLYALLRAGTDELDAVAIICGTGVNAIGVRADGADVRFPALGGISGDWGGGSGIGEQALWHAARDADGRGPHTMLSAVIVEQLGVESVPALIEDLHFGRRDSSELTALTPAVFEAARAGDAVAAGLVDRQAEELVAFARACVTRLGLERRSIPIVLGGGIVRSGDERLISGITAGLAQVAPEARIEILETAPIVGAALLALGNAGAAPEALERARAAVTQVSRADATREVQPASS; encoded by the coding sequence ATGAGCGGGCTCATCGTCGCGATCGACGCGGGCGGCTCGAAGACCGACGCGGTCGCTCTGACGATCGACGGCGAGCTCGTCGCGCATCGTCGCGGCCCCGGATCGAGCCCGCACCTCGAGGGACTGGCCGACGCGGTCAGGGTCGTCGACGAGCTCGTTCGCGCAGTCGCGCGCGGTGAGCGGGTGGAGCACGCGAGCCTCTTCGTCTCCGGCCTCGACCTGCCCGTCGAGATCGAGCAGTACGCCGACGCGATCACCGGGTTCGACTGGGCGGGGGAGTCGACGGTCGTCGACAACGACCTCTACGCCCTGCTGCGCGCCGGCACCGACGAACTCGATGCCGTCGCCATCATCTGCGGCACGGGAGTGAATGCGATCGGCGTGCGCGCCGACGGCGCCGACGTGCGCTTCCCCGCGCTCGGCGGCATCTCGGGTGACTGGGGCGGCGGAAGCGGCATCGGCGAGCAGGCGCTCTGGCATGCGGCGCGCGACGCCGACGGCCGGGGACCGCACACGATGCTCTCGGCCGTGATCGTCGAGCAGCTGGGCGTCGAGTCGGTGCCCGCGCTGATCGAGGACCTGCACTTCGGACGACGTGATTCGAGCGAGCTCACCGCGCTCACTCCGGCGGTCTTCGAAGCGGCCCGCGCGGGCGACGCCGTCGCCGCCGGTCTCGTCGATCGCCAGGCCGAGGAGCTCGTCGCCTTCGCCCGGGCCTGCGTGACGCGCCTCGGGCTCGAGCGGCGTTCGATTCCGATCGTGCTCGGCGGCGGCATCGTGCGCTCGGGTGACGAGCGGCTGATCTCGGGCATCACGGCGGGGCTCGCACAGGTCGCGCCCGAGGCCCGCATCGAGATCCTCGAGACCGCGCCGATCGTCGGTGCGGCGCTGCTGGCGCTCGGCAACGCCGGTGCCGCGCCCGAAGCCCTCGAGAGGGCGCGTGCCGCGGTCACGCAGGTGAGTCGGGCGGATGCCACGCGCGAGGTGCAGCCCGCCTCGAGCTGA
- a CDS encoding 6-phospho-beta-glucosidase has product MKLTIVGGGSTYTPELIDGFARLRDTLPLEEIRLVDPDENRLALVAGMSQRMLEHAGHPAKVIGTTDLVAGVTDADAVLIQLRVGGQDARHADETWPHEVGCIGQETTGPGGLAKALRTVPVVLRIADVVRAHAKPDAWIVDFTNPVGIVTRALLEAGHRAVGLCNVAIGFQRRFASLFDVDHDRVSLGHVGLNHLTWERSVVIDGADRLPGLLQHRLGYLAEEVHLAPELIAQLGVVPSYYLRYYYAHDEVLREQLHEPTRAEAVRAIERELLELYADPTQNEKPAALEGRGGAFYSEAAIELLAAMRDGQSRARVVNLRNDGVLPFLPDDHVIEVPAAFRDGGFVAEPVAPLPDDIRGLIAGVAGYERLALDAAVHGGRDRVLRAMRAHPLVLQHDRAEQLTDLLLAENAPFLEWAR; this is encoded by the coding sequence ATGAAGCTCACCATCGTCGGCGGAGGATCGACCTACACGCCCGAACTCATCGACGGGTTCGCACGCCTCCGCGACACGCTGCCGCTCGAGGAGATCCGGCTCGTCGACCCCGACGAGAACCGCCTCGCGCTCGTCGCCGGCATGTCGCAGCGCATGCTCGAGCACGCGGGCCACCCGGCCAAGGTGATCGGCACGACCGATCTCGTGGCGGGCGTCACCGACGCCGATGCCGTGCTGATCCAGTTGCGAGTCGGCGGGCAGGACGCCCGGCACGCCGACGAGACGTGGCCGCACGAGGTCGGATGCATCGGCCAGGAGACGACCGGTCCCGGCGGGCTCGCGAAGGCGTTGCGCACGGTGCCCGTCGTGCTGCGCATTGCGGATGTCGTGCGCGCTCACGCGAAGCCCGACGCCTGGATCGTCGACTTCACGAACCCGGTCGGCATCGTCACCCGCGCGCTCCTCGAGGCCGGCCACCGCGCGGTGGGCCTCTGCAACGTCGCGATCGGGTTCCAGCGCCGGTTCGCGTCGCTCTTCGACGTCGACCACGACCGGGTCAGCCTCGGCCACGTCGGCCTCAACCACCTGACGTGGGAGCGAAGCGTCGTCATCGACGGCGCCGACCGCCTGCCCGGCCTGTTGCAGCACCGACTCGGCTACCTCGCCGAAGAGGTGCACCTCGCGCCCGAGCTCATCGCACAGCTCGGCGTCGTCCCCTCCTACTATCTGCGCTACTACTACGCGCACGACGAGGTGCTGCGCGAGCAGCTGCACGAGCCGACGAGGGCCGAGGCGGTGCGGGCGATCGAGCGCGAACTGCTCGAGCTCTACGCCGACCCCACCCAGAACGAGAAGCCCGCTGCACTCGAGGGGCGCGGCGGAGCCTTCTACTCCGAAGCGGCGATCGAGCTGCTCGCCGCCATGCGCGACGGGCAGAGCCGGGCGCGCGTGGTCAACCTGCGCAATGACGGCGTGCTGCCGTTCCTGCCCGACGACCACGTCATCGAGGTGCCGGCCGCGTTCCGCGACGGGGGATTCGTCGCGGAACCGGTCGCGCCGCTGCCCGACGACATCCGCGGCCTGATCGCCGGTGTCGCCGGGTACGAGCGGCTCGCGCTCGATGCGGCCGTGCACGGCGGCCGCGACCGGGTGCTCCGCGCGATGCGGGCCCACCCGCTGGTGTTGCAGCACGATCGTGCCGAGCAGCTCACCGACCTGCTCCTCGCCGAGAACGCTCCATTCCTGGAGTGGGCCCGATGA
- a CDS encoding ROK family transcriptional regulator, with amino-acid sequence MTDMREAARMNQIDPGTPTWLAARNDRAAFRLMLEHGPLTRSRLGELTGLSKPTASQMLARLERVGLIRPVGELSGGRGPNAVTYGVRTDRITGVAISILERSIQAVVVDAVDHEHPIVQIATDAVERTPEGDVRAAVRAACAEAGIDESSVSRVVIGVQAAFFVDGDELSFTDTLPGWPAVGARRRIEEALGLHVTIDNDVNLATMAERSAGAAQHTASFALFWIGEGLGVGVDLGGVVHRGASGGAGEIGYLAVPRTAAALEPDANDFTDLLGGPAVARLLGGDADHLTDLLPRVAGDEAMLTALADRVILAVDPLLAILDPSMIVLGGPTGIAGGDRLAELVTKRIDPAAHPNLTVRTSGTGTQPVLLGARQQLVDQIRDHLEADISLAT; translated from the coding sequence ATGACGGACATGAGAGAGGCGGCCCGCATGAACCAGATCGATCCGGGAACCCCGACCTGGCTCGCGGCTCGCAACGACCGCGCCGCCTTCCGTCTCATGCTCGAGCACGGGCCGCTCACCCGGTCGAGACTCGGTGAACTGACCGGCCTCTCGAAGCCGACCGCGTCGCAGATGCTGGCCCGCCTCGAGCGGGTCGGGCTGATCCGCCCGGTCGGCGAACTGTCGGGTGGACGCGGACCGAACGCCGTCACATACGGCGTACGAACCGACCGCATCACCGGTGTCGCGATCTCGATCCTCGAGCGATCGATCCAGGCGGTCGTGGTCGATGCAGTCGACCACGAGCACCCGATCGTGCAGATCGCGACCGATGCGGTCGAGCGGACTCCCGAGGGCGATGTGCGTGCCGCGGTGCGCGCCGCCTGCGCGGAGGCCGGTATCGACGAGTCCTCGGTCAGCCGCGTCGTCATCGGCGTGCAGGCGGCGTTCTTCGTCGACGGCGATGAGCTCTCGTTCACCGACACCCTGCCCGGGTGGCCGGCGGTCGGGGCTCGTCGCCGCATCGAGGAGGCGCTCGGCCTGCACGTCACGATCGACAACGACGTGAACCTCGCCACCATGGCCGAACGCTCGGCCGGGGCCGCCCAGCACACCGCGAGCTTCGCGCTGTTCTGGATCGGCGAGGGCCTCGGTGTCGGCGTCGACCTCGGCGGGGTCGTGCATCGGGGGGCATCGGGGGGTGCGGGCGAGATCGGCTACCTCGCGGTGCCGCGAACGGCCGCGGCGCTCGAACCCGACGCGAACGACTTCACCGACCTGCTCGGCGGCCCGGCGGTCGCCCGGTTGCTCGGCGGCGATGCCGACCACCTCACCGATCTGCTGCCCAGGGTCGCGGGTGACGAGGCGATGCTCACGGCGCTCGCCGACCGGGTGATCCTCGCGGTCGATCCGCTGCTCGCGATCCTCGATCCGTCGATGATCGTGCTCGGCGGTCCGACCGGCATCGCGGGCGGCGATCGCCTGGCCGAGCTCGTCACGAAACGTATCGATCCGGCGGCCCATCCGAACCTCACGGTGCGCACGAGCGGCACCGGGACGCAGCCGGTGCTCCTCGGAGCACGCCAGCAGCTCGTCGACCAGATTCGAGACCACCTCGAGGCGGACATCTCACTCGCGACCTGA